The genomic region ATATCGAACTGGTGGAACGTGGCAAAGGCGCGAATACGCGCTATATTCACCCGATTGCAATGGAAGAAAAAGACATTGCCGACAGTCTTTTGGTGACCGAAGTCTTTACTCCACAAGGCAATTGGTCAAGCTATCCGCCGCATCGTCATGACGAGGATAACTATCCCGACATGACCTATCTTGAGGAAACATACTACCATCGCCTCAATCCCAAACAGGGATTTGGTTTCCAGCGGGTCTTTACCGAAGATGGCGAACTAGATGAAACCATGGCGGTGTCAGACGGTGATGTTGTGCTGGTGCCCAAAGGCCATCATCCATGTGGCAGCCCTTATGGCTATGAGATGTATTACCTGAATGTCATGGCAGGCCCTATGCGCAAATGGCGGTTTCAGAACCATCCGGACCATGACTGGATATTC from Thalassospira indica harbors:
- the iolB gene encoding 5-deoxy-glucuronate isomerase; translated protein: MANLLRKPNGTTGKVHDITVESANWGYVGFGLYHLKAGESAAEVTGDREVILVLVEGKAQISVGDQDFGELGKRMSVFERIPPACVYAPNDSEWQAVATTDCTIGVCTAPGKGNYPARVIENIELVERGKGANTRYIHPIAMEEKDIADSLLVTEVFTPQGNWSSYPPHRHDEDNYPDMTYLEETYYHRLNPKQGFGFQRVFTEDGELDETMAVSDGDVVLVPKGHHPCGSPYGYEMYYLNVMAGPMRKWRFQNHPDHDWIFQRDSK